One stretch of Rhizophagus irregularis chromosome 6, complete sequence DNA includes these proteins:
- a CDS encoding Coronin-like protein crn1 — translation MGIVTDAEKWYFMECRLDSSDRRPSIKLSEPVIVVYKDENLQSKVEKVLGYIVWLLEEAQKPVDDSQSGEESRRVKSLSKIAEKSDTVDSS, via the coding sequence ATGGGGATTGTAACAGATGCTGAAAAATGGTACTTTATGGAGTGCAGACTAGATAGTAGTGATCGGAGACCATCAATTAAGCTGTCAGAACCAGTGATCGTAGTatataaagatgaaaatttaCAATCAAAGGTGGAAAAGGTCCTCGGGTATATTGTATGGTTATTGGAGGAGGCACAGAAGCCGGTTGACGATTCACAAAGTGGGGAAGAATCGAGAAGGGTAAAGTCATTGAGCAAGATTGCGGAAAAATCAGATACTGTAGATAGTTCTTAA